From the Cololabis saira isolate AMF1-May2022 chromosome 24, fColSai1.1, whole genome shotgun sequence genome, the window ttagTAGGAAACAGCGCCTCCCCTCCGCGACGGTGGCCGGAGGCGGTACTGCAGGCGGAAGTTCTGCACCTGTTGATGTGAAGTCTGTCTTCAAAACATTCCTGCTGCGCGTAAAACCAGCCACACCTGGAGACTCCTGCAAACATCGAGGGATTTAACTTCTCCTGGACTGAAACACGGGGTTGATGGATAAACTGAAGAAGGTTCTGAGCGGCCAGGACGATGGCAGTGATGGGAGCAACATTCTGGAGGTTTATTATTAGCATTTAGCTGCTCAATCCCACCATATAAGTTTTTCTGTCAAAACTTAGATTTAAAACCCGTCTAAAATCAAGCACACTGACACGATTTAATACTTTTAAACTCAGGCGCTCAGGTGATAttgatattcacattttttgtccATAAGCGCGCTTAAAACACAGACAATAGAAGATGCTGCAGAACTCTACTaagaatatttgtgtttttaaagtttCTTTTCAGTTTGACTGTGTTTCAGTAAGAGTTTGTGCTAAATCCCAGACtacattaataaatataattttaataaataattcgGCAATgatagtgttaaaaaaaaactaacaaacgtTAAACAGTAACTATTTTTGTGCTTTTatcctaaaaaaaatagaagatgCTGCAGAACTCCACTAAGAATGTTCGTGTTTTTAAAGTTTCTTTTCAGTTTGACTGTGTTTCAGTAAGAGTTTGTGCTAAATCTCAGACTACattattaaatataattttaataaataattcgGCAATGATAGTGttacaaaaaatgtacaaatgttAATATCAAGTCATTATTTACATTTGTTTGGCCTTTATACACCAATAAACTCCTCCTAAGGAATCGTTTATGCATTAAATATGAATTGGTTACCACAGATATCTTAGTAACTAGTTGGGTGAAGTAACAGTAACTATTTTTGTGCTTTTatcctaaaaaaaatagaagatgCTGCAGAACTCCACTAAGAATGTTTGTGATTTTAAAGTTCCTCTTCAATTTGACTGTGTTTCAGTAAGAGTTTGTGCTAAATCCCAGACtacattaataaatataattttaataaataattcgGCATTGATAGTGTTAAAAACATTAACCTCAACTCATTCTTTACATTTGTTTGTCCTTTTATACACCCATAAAGTCCAGATGAATTGCTTATCACAGATACCTTTACCTTAGTTAGTTACCTTAGTTAACTAGTTTGGGTGAAGTGTCAGCAACTATTTTTGTACTTTATCCTAAAACCTTTGGGTTTTGAACACACTCAAGTTATTTGTAAATCTTGGAAAAGGATTATTTCATCATTCATTTCACATCCTCTTAAATCCCTATAATTTAAGAAAACCCACATATGAATCCATGTTTCTGGCAGGTTATGTTTAGAGATGCTTTGATCGCAGTCTCTTTCTGCAAGACCTGCCGAATAGTAGAAGAAGAACCGAGCGTTACACCACAGGCTAGTAGAAGAAGAACCGAGCGGTACACCACAGGCTAGTAGAAGAAGAACCGAGCGTTACACCACAGACTAGTAGAAGAAGAACCGACCGCTACACCACTAGTTAGTAGAAGAAGAACCGAGCGGTACACCACAGGCTAGTAGAAGAAGAACCGTGCGTTACATTTCAGAGTAGTAGAAGAACCGAGCTGTACACCACTAGCTAGTAGAAGAAAATTGGTGGGTGGACCTGGGGCCGACTGACTAACGACGatgacctcatctctgcagagAGCCAATCAGGCGTCGACGCTGGCCTGGGGGACCAGGATGAAGGGCTTCCTGATCTGCTTCATCCTGGGAGCCTTTAGCTCCATCCTGGTGAGTCGCGGCTGCGCCGCGGGTTTCCGTGGCAACCGCTGGTGTCTGCTGTGGGTGTCTGTGGCAACTCCTGCTATCTGCTGATGGTTTCCATGGCAACCTCTGGTGTCTGCTACACGTTTCTACTTCTGCCTTTTCTGCTGGTAACAGCTCGtctctgtaaccatggtaacggcctgcaccccccccaccTGTCTCTATGGCAACAACCACTTTCACcctttttaattagtttttcttgtttcttctctgtctccatggcaacggcacTGCCcactttcctctttcttttctgcGTCTCTGTGCCGTTTGTTTTCGGTAAGTTCTTTTTTTACGTGTTTCTTCAGAAACTGGAACTAGCTGCGTCTCCGTCCGcgttaccgtggtaacggtgTTTTTTCTCTCCAACAATCAGGCCACGTGTCTGTTGTGGATCCCGGGGTTCGGACTTCCGGTGTTCGCTGTCCTGTACAGCGCCGGGAACCTCTGCGCGCTGGCCAGGTAGCTAGCCGCGCAACGTTAGCATGCTAGTAaacaactacattacccagcaTCCCTCAGGAGCATGCTAGTAaacaactacattacccagcaTCCCTCAGGAGCACGCTAGTAaacaactacattacccagcaTCCCTCAGGAGCACGCTAGTAaacaactacattacccagcaTCCCTTAGTTACCTCCTGTGAATCCCAGTGTGCTAAAAACTCTGGTTGTGGTGGGTTGGTTGCCGTGACGACTGTGCTTTGCTTCCAGTACCTCGTTCCTGATTGGTCCGTGCCGCCAGCTGAAGACCATGTGTGCCCCGGAGCGAGCCCTGGCCACCGCCATCATGCTGGTGAGACCCAGAcccagtcctggtccaggtccaggtcctggacctggacctggacctggacctggtcctggtccaggttcttGTGTTTTGATCCGGACCTCTGACCCACCTGTGTCTCCGCAGGTGTGCCTGGTGCTGACGCTGTGCTCTGCCTTCTGGGTAAGCTAAGGTCAGGTGACGTGTCCAGGTATTAGCGTTAGCGGTGCTAACCTCTGCTTGTGTCTTTGCAGTGGAAGAACAACGGCCTTGCGCTGCTCTTCTGCATCCTCCAGTTCCTGGCCTTCACCTGGTAGGACACGCACACACGCCCACGTGCACGCCCACCCACGTGCACGCCCACCCACGTGCACGCCCACCTGGCTCAATGTCTTTGTGTGTTGCAGGTACGGACTCTCCTACATCCCGTTTGccaggtaaacacacacacacacacacacacacacacacacacacacacactggtggtCCGTCTGGTTTCCCAGAAGCCTCTCTGGGCCGGTCTCCCCGGACCTCCAGCTCACGTGCTTCTTCTCCCCCCGGAGActctaaacaggaagtgacacaGCGGTATTGCGTATTACTTCCTGTCCCAGCATCAGGCCTGatgaagaagagctggaggttCTGTTCATGGAGATGGTACCAGATGGTGCCGCTGTGACGTCATCACGTCTGATAACCAATGATCCGTCCCAGACGGACCCCCCCAACCCATGATGTTAACTCATTATcctaacctatgatgctaactcATAATGCTAACTCGTGATGCTAACTCATTATCttaacctatgatgctaactcATTATCCTAACCTATGATGCCAACTCATAATGCTAACTCGTGATGCTAACTCATTATCttaacctatgatgctaactcatgatgctaactcattatcctaacctatgatgctaactcataatgctaactcatgatgctaactcattatcctaacctatgatgctaactcATAATGCTAATTCTTTATCCTAACTTATGatgctaactcatgatgctaactcACCCTAACCTGTGATGCCAACTCATGATGCCaactcatgatgctaactcatgatgctaactcatgatgctaaGTCATAAAGCTAACTCATGATGTTAACTCATACTGTTAACTCATTATCCAATCCtccaattcgacttttttctcggcattttgagttttttctcgacatttcaaccctCCAACCCCCCGATCCTCCAACCCCTCCAACCCAACCAACTAACGTGACGAAAACTAACGTGACGAAAACTAACGTGACGAAAACTAACGTGACGAAAACTAACGTGACGAAAACTAACGTGACGAAAACTAACGTGACGAAAACTAACGTGACGAAAACTAACGTGACGAAAACTAACGCGGCGAAACTAACGCGACGAAAACCCTCCAACCCTCTAACCCCCTGACTGATTCTTGACGTCTGTGTGTTTCAGGGACGCCGTCATGAAGATGTTCTCCCTCTGCTTGTAGCGTTGCTGCCCCTCCCACCAACCAGCTAGCAGGACTATCTTACGGGCCCTCGGCCCTCGTTACCGTGTCCGTTCACACGTTTCAACGTCGCGCCTTCATTTCCACTTGAATTCTTCTTCAGCGGCTTCAACATTGATTAattctggttgttttttttaatatttttgatcACGTTTTTATCAGTTAAATGAGTCTCACAGACGTGTTGCTCTGGACACATCTGGATGCAGATGTTGGAAACATTGTCAGTTTTAGGTCGTAGACGCCGTGTTTGTCATGTTTAGCGTCGGTCAAAGGTCGTTTCATGAATCTCCGAAGGTCAAAACGCTCAAATACTGTCCAACATTTCACTCTTAAGCTCTGAAAATCAAACCTCGTTCTGACGAGTTTTCTTTTACATcttttacatttaattaaattatttcaaaaataaaaacgtatatATTCCTTTAAAgttaatcatgttttttttaagaagtAAATGTGCGCAGCAGTCCTCAAGTCTTTATTTtgtcttaagcctgaattatggttctgcgtcaaaccaacgcagagcacacgccatcaccgtgacgccgtcgtgaacccttcggacttctccgtcactccatttcgtcgccGTGCAGTACCCCCTGTGACCGCTAAtacgcaatcttttcctgaatggtttatccgactttttccgtcacagtgaatcaaagagataaggacaacgattgtgcaaaaaaccaaaccaaaaaaaatcacacatacacgaagaaaagagcgctgaaagttcacgactgcttcaaactggaaaccggaaatgcgttgcttccaagcgaaccaatcacagcctctgTCTgcatgtggtctgcgtcgcctcgacgcgtagttacaattttcgggaggtgcacgtcagtgacggcatgTAGTACgcatcgacgcgtaccacacgccgtaggcacagcgtcgttttttttttttttttttaatatttttatcccggtttttttcccatttttaccaccccgtgctcctacctactgacagtcctgggcattgccatcctctaccaaccccgggagggccctgcactgagctcaggtctcctccttaacctgaggagtgagcaggccgcttcttttcaccagacagggtggggtttctccggccgaacgtagcgcgtggaaggatcacgttattccggccagatcctccccaccctatctggcgccccggttggccagagggggcatgtatagcccaggactgtgtgcatgtttttgtgagggtagctcacactagctacccaggggaacacggggagaacatacaaactccacacagaaagatcctttcgccaaacaacagcgtcgttttgacgcagaaccataactcaagctttagaaTCTCCCTGGATGTTTCATTCTGGGTGGTAGTTCCACATGTAGCCGCCTGGGGGCAGCAGAGCTGCTGTTTTTTTACAAATTATATATCTTCAGCAGAACatagaaatcacatttcatgcCAGGGGGGATAAGAGTTTccaagaaaacattaaaatgagaacATGTAGTGCTTTTATCATTTATAGTGATGTGTACATAATTCACCTGCATAGAGATGTTAGTCACAGCATTACCATACAGCGTTTATTCAGGTTATAATTTATGTTGTTACTAGTGTTTTGGTCTATGTGTTTAATGTATTACGGTCCCTCTAAGTACGGTGACGTTTTTGGAGTCAGTTAGTTCTGTGATGGGAAGCGGGAGCTTCTTAACGTTTAGTTTCAGTTAACTAGTGGATTTAATAAAGGGACACACGCTTCTGTGGCTCATCTATTTTCACGACTTCCACACTGGTGACCccgacagtttttttttttactggacgTATTCCAGATCGGTCTATCATCATGACCGCACACGCTGTTTCCCTGAAGCTCCCGGAGTTTTGGGACTTGTCAGCTCCGGCGTGGTTCGCACAGGCTGAAGCGCAATTCGCACTACGTGAGATCACAGCTGACGAGACCAAATACTACTACGTTGTTTCTGCCCTTGGGAGCGCAACAGCATCGAGAGTTGTGAGCCTTCTTACAAGCCCTCCCGCCGCCGGTAAATATGACGCTCTGAAGTCGCATTTGCTGAAGACTTTCGGACTTTCTAATGCCGAGAGGGCCAGCCGGCTTTTCTCTCTCCAAGGGCTTGGCGACAGCAAGCCTTCAGAACTTATGGACCGTATGCTTGATCTGCTGGGTGAGCACACACcggattttttatttcttcaccTGTTCCTGCGCCAACTGCCGTCTCAGGTGAGGGCTGTCTTGGCCAACACTACCATCACGGACTGCAGGGAGCTGGCCGCGGTGGCAGACAAGTTTTTTTCTGGCAACTCAGCAGCAGAACTGTGCAGACACGCTGCTCCCTGTCACTGCTTCTGAGCCGCCGTTGGACCATACGTTAACCGCGGCAGGGGCTGCTTTTACCATGCCAAATTTGGCCCCAAGGCTAGACATTGCCGTTCTCCGTGCAACTTCGGTAAACGGCAGGGCCGGCGCTCAGTAGTGGCTGTGAGTGTCGGCCGTGCCGGCAGGCTGCTTTTCATACGCGACTCCATATCAGGACGACGTTTTCTCTGTGACACTGGTGCGCAGCGCAGCCTATTGCCTGCTTCGCAGCTGGACGTGGTGGCTGACACCCACGGCCCAAACATGGAAGCTGCAAATGGCAGTCCTATTCGCACATATGGCACAAGGCACGTTGAACTCTGTTTTGGAGGTCAGAAATTTAGCTGGGATTTTGTTACTGCCAAGGTTGCTTTTCCCCTCTTAGGGTCAGATTTTTTGTGTGCATATGGCCTACTCGTGGATGTAAAAAAACACTGCTTGATTGACGCTGTCACGTTTTGTTCGTATGCATGCACACCAAGTGCCTCTACTGCCATACACCTCTCCAGCCTGCTCCCTGTCACGGATAGTTTCCAGCAGCTGCTCGCCTAGTCCCCAGCCCTCACACGGCCCACTTTCTCCTCTGCTACTGCCAAGCATGGTGTGGAGCACCACATCAGCACCACTGGTCCGCCTGTGTACGCCCGTGCACGGCGCCTTGGCCCGGCCAAACTTGCTGTGGCCAAGGCAGAGTTCGAGACCATGGAGCGCCTGGGGATTGTTCGACGTTCTAACAGTCCTTGGGCCTCTCCCCTGCACATCGTCCCCAAACCAGGCGGTGGCTGGCGGCCTTGCGGAGACTATCGATGGCTCAACGACATGACAACGCCTGACCGCTACCCAGTTCCCTATGTCCAGGACTTTTCAGCACACCTTGCCGGTAAGGTAATTTTTTCAAAAGTGGACCTTATCAGGTGATACCATCAGGTGCCGGTACACCTTCTTGACATCCCTAAAACTGCAGTGATCACGCCATTTGGTTTGTTTGAGTTCCTGCGCACACCTTTTGAGCTAAAAAATGCAACTCAGACTTTCCAACGGTTAATGGACTCAGTTTTACGTgacctcacttttttttttgtgtacctCGATGATATCCTCATAGCAAGTTCATCTCTTTCTGAGCACCTGTCACACCTTCGCATTCTTTTCGAGCGCCTTAGTCAGCATGGCCTTATCATTAATCCAGCAAAATGCCAGTTCGGCCTCTCCGCCATTGACTTTCTGGGGCACAGGGTCACTGAGGATGGGGTGGAGCCTCTGCCATCCAAGGTGGAGGCAGTTACCGCTTTTCCACACCCACCCACTGTGAAAGCACTGCAGGAGTTCCTCGGTATGGTTAACTTTTACCACCGTTTCATACCCGGGGCGGCCCATACCATGCGACCACTGTATGAGGCCCTGAAAGGCGGCAAGCCCAAACGTGAGGTGGACTGGAACCCAGAAAGAGACAAAGCCTTTGCTAATGCAAAAGCGGCCCTGGTTAGAGCCACCATGCTGGCTCATCCTGACTCCTCAGCTCCCATTGCACTGACCACTGACGCCTCAGACTATGCTGTGGGGGCAGTTTATAAGCAGTGGGTGGGTACTGCCTGGCAGCCTCACGCTTTTTTCAGCAGGTATAGCACCTTTGACCGTGAGCTACTTGGTGTTTACCTGGGTATCCAACATTTTCATTCCATGCTGGAGGGGCGCCGTTTCATAGTTTTTGTGGACCACAAGCGGCTTACCTTTGCCATGTCTAAAATCACTGAGCCATGGTCTGGTAGACAGCAGCGACAGTTGACTTACATTTCCGAGTTCACGACGGACATCAAACACGTGGCAGGGAAGAGCAACCACGTCGCTCACTGCCTCTCGCGGACGGTTGCAGGAACAGTCCACCTCGCCCTAGATTACGGCAACATGGCAGCGGATCAGGCTGCAGACCCTGGTGTGCAGGCCTTTCGCTCATCCACTACAggtctgcagctgcaggacataAAGTTTAATGAAGCTGGCACGACTTTGCTTTGCGATGTCTCCACAGGCTCGCCTAGACCTGTCGTCCCTGAGACGTGGCGGCGTACAGTTTTTGACGCCATCCACAGCCTCTCACACCCAGGAACCAAGGCCTCGCAATGGCTGGTGGCAAACAAGTCTGTGTGGCATGGTCTTAAAAAAGATGTCAGAGACTGGGCAAACACATGCGTCAAATGCCATTGCGCCAAAATTCATCGGCACACTAAGGCTCCTCTAGCACGGTTTGAGCTGCCGGAGCAGCGTTTTGCCCATGTTAACATAGACCTGGTTGGTCCCCTGCCTCCCTTGCAGGGATACACACAGTTGTCGATGATGGTGGACAGGACAACACGATGGGCGGAGGCTGTTCCATTGTCATCAATAACGTCGGCCGACGTGGCCCGGGCGTTTATTGGCACCTGGGTGTCCGGTTTCAGCACCCCCTCTAACATTTCCTCCGACCGCGGCGTTCAGTTTACGTCTGCGCTGTGGAACGCCATAGCTAGCAGTTTTGGGGTTAAACTCCACGGCGCCACGGCCTACCCCCCACAGAGTAATGGCCTCTGTGAGCGTTTTCACAGGTCTATGAAGGTCTCCCTGCGTGCCAGCCTCAAGGACAGTTCCTGGGTTGACAGCCTACCGTGGGTCATGCTGGGAATCAGGACGGCGCCGAAAGAGGACCTCCAGTCCTCCTCTGCGGAGCTGGTCTATGGTCAGCCACTGCGGGTCCCAGGGGACTTCATTTCCAGCACCACCGCCCCTTGGTCTGCCGCAATCCAACGCATCGCCCTGCTCGACAATGCCAGGCTTTTCGCGCCGCTCCCTACCAGTGTTTCCGCTAGAAAAAATTGGCACCGGACAATGTGACCGGCAGGGTTTCAATTTACcggacaaatgtttgaaattccggtcacataggctatatatgaatttattgaggttaaaaataaatcatatgcagtagtacgaagtcatttaatagtatttttattgaaaaacagggtaTTTAAAATAAGTCCTGTCAATTACCTCGCGAGcgtaacttcaaaaaataaatacatattgcagaagcttgcgcgtaacctacggcgtaaggtacgcggcgaggcgtaatctacgccgtaggctctgcctaCGGCGGCTGCTCTGTCGGCGCCGCCGCGGCTGCTCTGTCGGCGCtgcagctccgcttcctcccggctcccggtaggaaaagtgattgcctgccagaatctgatttctcccctgaaactGCATaattttacctgccaaaaattgattgaaggccaaatacagttaatgaaaggttgtttctgcctaaatatgatttgttcaaatttcttgagcttcataatataaacactagagctcacaggattgcttttaactcttttaccattacaacacaaaataggcatttttacctgccaaaaattgattgaaggccaaatacagttaaagaaaagttaaatatgacttgatctcattcttgagcttcataatctgaaactcTGACGTTTTATTgctctcgctcaacgggctgcggTGCGcgctccgccggggctcggcgtgtccctccgccggggctcccggggactctagtcccgcagcaccagtgagtattttcactggacattttgaccggagagattatacaataccggacttcggcatattttaccggacaaagtccggcaattaccggacaacggaaaccctgctCCCTACGTCCTGCCCCGGATTGCCGAACTCACATTTGCCCAGTTTCCTGCAGTCCGCAGATTATGTTTTCATCCGTGTCGATGGACACAGGGCACCCCTTCTCCCACCTTACGAGGGCCCCTTCCGTGTGGTGGAGCCTGGGGACAAGCACTTTGTTGTGGACATGGGAGGTAAACTGGAGCGTGTGTCAGTGGATCGCCTTAAACCGGCTCATTTGGATCTAGCTGAACCAATTGAGCTGGCCCAGCCACCCAGACGAGGCCGCCCACCGTCCGGGTCCCCACTTCATGCCCCTTTACCACTCCGCAGCGGACCTCAGCAACCTGCCTCTGTGAAGGGGGTTCCACGTTTCCCCGTTCGACGGAGCCGCTACGGCCGATTGTTTTGTCCCCCACATCGTTGACTGTTTCTTCAGTTTTCTCTCTGAGGGTGAATTCTGGGGGGACGTGTGTAGTGCCTTTATCATTCATAGTGATGTGTACATAATTCACCTGCATAGAGATGTTAGTCACAGCATTACCATAGTTTATTCAGGTTATAATTTATGTTGTTACTAGTGTTTTGGTCTATGTGTTTAATGTGTTACGGTCCCTCTAAGTATGGTGACGTTTTTGGAGTCAGTTAGTTCTGTGATGGGAAGCGCAAGCTTCTTAATGTTTAGTTTCAGTTAACTGGTGGATTTAATAAAGGGACACATGCTTCTGTGTCCGCACTGTGAGAAGTTGTCGGCTCATCTATTTTCACGACTTCCACACACAGATATTAATAGTTTTGATCGCCTTTTGATTAAGAGAAAATTTAAAGAGTCGATGTACTGTTTGAGCTCATTGTAATAAGCAACAAAAGAGGCTTTTCTATGTGTGAATTCACATTTGTGAATGTGAAATTTTGCCAACGGTATCCAAACAGCACATCCCTCCAAAACAACTTCAATTCTTCTTCAGTATTGTTAACAATAAAATTACATATATCAATCCAGAGGTTTTGGACAATGGGGCAGAGCCAAAATAAATTAGTAATTGTTTCAATATTTACAGAACAGAAAGCCCATTTTACatcaatgtctattttaaaccttttaacaaTATGATCATTAGAAGGATAAAATCtatgaattattttaaactATATTTCTCTAACTTTGTTGGTCAACAGGTATCGAATAAAgttaatcatgttttttttaagaagtAACTGTGCGCAGCAGTCCTCACGTCTTTATGTTGTCTTAGAATCTCCCAGGATGTTTCATTCTGGGTGGTAGTTCCACGTGTGGCCGCCTGGGGGCAGCAGAGCTGCTGTGTTAACTGGAGACGGTCGGCTGGTCCTCCAAGACCATCAGAGCAAAACACAAACATGCATCCCACTAGGTGCTGATGCTTAGGATCccgggtagggttgccacctttcagaaatagaagtAAGGGGTTGGATGACGTCACTGAGCTGAGAGGTTAGGTTGGCACTGAGCTCCTGCTCCCATCGACCGTAATTTGCATTTTAACCCACCTCAGActggtattttttattttttttttggccctgtGTTGCTTCCTAATGATGTCAGCCAAGGAAAGTGGCTCGGTTCCGACCGAAAAAATGAGTAAAGGTCAAAGAAATCTGAGAAGCAGACACGACAGCGAGGTGCAAGATGGCGGCCCGGGTCCTGGTGGCTGCTCCTCACAGCTTATTCAGGAGGTTACCGAGAGCGTGGGCAAGGTTTTAGAGGAGAAGCTGGCCAAATTCACGAACACGCTGGAAGCTATCACAACTCGAGTGGAAGGCAACAGTAAAAGGCTGGACGAAGCCGAGGGCCGGGTGTCCACGCTGGAGGACCTGCTGTCCATCACCGAAAACAAGCTTCGGGAGGTTGAGACGAAGTTACAAACTCTCACTGATAAAGCGGACGACATGGAGAACAGATCCAGGCGGGACAATATCAGAGTTGTTGGTTTAAAGGAAGGAGCGGAAGGTGAGCAACCTGTTGCTTTTTTTGAACGCTGGCTGCCGAAAATAT encodes:
- the LOC133424968 gene encoding vesicle transport protein SFT2B-like isoform X1: MDKLKKVLSGQDDGSDGSNILERANQASTLAWGTRMKGFLICFILGAFSSILATCLLWIPGFGLPVFAVLYSAGNLCALASTSFLIGPCRQLKTMCAPERALATAIMLVCLVLTLCSAFWWKNNGLALLFCILQFLAFTWYGLSYIPFARDAVMKMFSLCL
- the LOC133424968 gene encoding uncharacterized protein LOC133424968 isoform X2; translated protein: MDKLKKVLSGQDDGSDGSNILERANQASTLAWGTRMKGFLICFILGAFSSILRREPLRAGQYLVPDWSVPPAEDHVCPGASPGHRHHAGVPGADAVLCLLVEEQRPCAALLHPPVPGLHLVRTLLHPVCQGRRHEDVLPLLVALLPLPPTS